A segment of the Zingiber officinale cultivar Zhangliang chromosome 8B, Zo_v1.1, whole genome shotgun sequence genome:
gaaccggagcagtggaatcggaccacaaaaagtcaactgggttgacttaagtggtccgggcgcccggaagtagattttgaccagatcgaggtttgactcgatctgaacgttgggggatgaagttttatccccccagggcgcccagaacccttcgaggtgccccgaccagtgctataaatacaaCACTAATTTGCACAGATTATAAAttcaacttgtaatcaatttctctatgctttacttttctatttgtgttgtcaacgttgtaagaggctactctgcctagaggagatcatcagatagtgcgccgtcttttccttggattagcaatcctctaattgcaaaccaatTAAACCCTTTGTGTCtaatttctttaattagtctcttctttttatgattacaagtgtttgttaattagttaaaaatccgagaaaggttagatttatttttgtagggaaattcacccctcccctcttgccaacctccaaagggaccaacaagtggtatcagagcaaggcgctttaggatgactaaccgccgatcgaagcaatgagatggtcggaccaagcattgttccaccaaaattcgagggggacttcgtacACTGGAAGCGTCATATGGAGGTATGCCTAAAAACTTATTTCGAAATTCGGTTAATTATAACGTATGGCTTTGTAGCTCTGATGAATCAGAATggcgaagaaaaagaatagagccagtggacaaagaaggGGCAGAATGATTCCGTAGCAAACAACCATgcggaatatcacttgctgagcgtgttgccgcctcaagaagtcaaccgcatcggaagctactcgtcgaccaatgaactctgggagaagttcctagaactctaCGAAGGCACGCCCGAAAcgaagctcgccagaagagacatCCTTCTAAACAGATTGACAAAcattcgtctggaaaaaggtgagaaggtagtcgatctacacgtgaaggtaaaggaattaattactggtcttgagaacctcggtgaaatggtaaccaatcgggacaccatacgctacgcactcaacgtgtttcccagaactccagaatgggcatcaatcatcgacgcctattacatttcaaaggacctggaggtaagtaccttagaagaattgttttctactcttgaattacatgaaaccaggtgtgcagggatAACTAAGGAATCAAGTCAAATAATGGCACTAAacacaaccaagaaggatgaacccgagtcagactcagaagaggaTCAAGAAGCATATGCGGTAAGAAATTTCAAAAAGttctttagatctaataagtttaaagaaatgcagaataagaaaaatcaaagaaatagaagaagggttcgttgctaccagtgtcaaaaagaaggacacttaaaagaagattgcccagaactcaagaaggacaaGGTCAAGAtatccaagaagcacaagaatctaaaagccacttgggacgacacttcatcatctgagtccgagattcaagaatatgccgggataacactgatggcaagctatgaagggcaaagtatatcagaactcagcatcgatgaagggagagcgacctcagatgaatgcagcgaagtaGGGGGACAATCAGGCTTCAAgtttgatatggtaagtgaggtatgtctcttacctcctgatcagctttactttggtattaaggctatggcaaaatccatgcataaattagaaaataaaaatatcaaattaaaaaatgaaattttagaaacaaaaagaattttagtaaaatcatgtctaatataggattttgataaattgaaacttgaaaatgaaaaattaaaagaagaaatagaaagattgagaaAGTCTAACGattcaaatatttctgcttttaaaaATTAGAGAGGATTAAACTGATACTATATGTTTCACTaaaatcaaatcagaaaaatatcaaaagcctatgtgcctagaaaatacttgattaaccctgtaggaaggaacctctatttgGTTCTAAAAACttggttaatttaaaaattaaaattagacttgaCATTTTTAgcagaaaattaaacatttagtttctttatgcggctttgtctaagaaagtggttgttgctccaataaccaagtagacctagtgcctcgccactaacTAGAAGCCAAATATCGAAAtaagagtttaattgactaactaaaaagtattaaatttaaaaaaaaatactttaaagggttattcaatttattttagaaaatattttcaaaaatattcatgtttgaaaaaaatttagaattttttttttttggaaattagaaaaaaaaaattaacttagaattttttttaattgaaaattatgtttgaaacttaaaaattatgttttccaaaacttaaaaactcaaaacaaaaaataaaaaaatttgcaatttgccttagaattttttttcttatgaacttttttttagaatttgattacttagaaatttttacaaaacttaaacttttgaaaaattctcaaatttttttaattttctaacttAGAATCCATTAaggatttttttatattttaagattggccttagacttgtttataaaccctaaattttttatgtgataaaagggggagaagaatgttaagtctagggggaggtatgaATTTCAATTTTCATTGAAAAATCGTTGTTTTTACTTATTTGCAAATTTAAttgtttttactttatgtttgtttttccttaccttaacttgggttgctcacatcaaaaagggggagattgtaggaaccccaaggtattttgacgtgatcaaacaagttaagttaggtcctgtttgttttaacccttgtgtctaagtgtgcaggagcttaggaacacaggaagtcgagcggaagatgcggatagcgagaaggacagcatggggagagagccgatgggctcggtgcgtcagagggacgaggtgaccgcggaagagtacaccggtggacgagaagaaagcaCGCGACGTTTGAGAGACGAGAAATCGGGAAGAAAGGCTGTtcaaggagaaggctggaacatgggttcgggtgagccctattccagatgaccgAGATCATCCAAGCTAGCGAATccagaacagaagacccggaccgagacgagctgaaccggagcagtagaaccggaccacaaaaagtcaactgaGTTGACTTAAGTGGTACGAGTGCCCGGATCCATTTTGGGCGTTCAGACcgtctgtaaaataccgaaaagggtgaataaccataagggaattttccggattttttggaaatttttcgggaatttttcagagaccGTATGGCTTGGGTTACGGGGATCGGTATTGgggctgggaaagcctgtttaggctaccctattttaacgaggaaatgtctattttctttaattcatttcctttttctttttctttcccccCTAAACATCGTTTCCTTCCCCCGACCCCCGTCGCGCCTCACTCAACCGACGCCATCTTCTTCCCAAAACCGAAGCACCGCCTTGCCTCTTCCGTTCATCGCTCGTGCATAAAGCAGAGGCAAAGGAGACAacctttcttctcctctccttaGCCGAGTAATCCTTTTCCCTAGGTGCTGACGCTGCCgacgccctctccgatctcctctgtgCCAACCACTGAGACTCCCCGGCCGAGCTCCCACCGTGCCTTGGCCTTCTATGGCTTCGCCTCTGCCCTAATCCTCCTTGCGCCGGCGCGGAGTCCTAGAGTTCGAGCCACCGCCCGATCGCCGGAGGGAAGGGCCAATGCCAGACCTAATCTCGCTGTAACCTAGCCGATCTCTGTGCCCTAGCCTGAAACCGACCGCGAGCATCCCAGGTACTTGATTGCAGCCCCTCTGTGCCCTAGTTGCCACTGTTAAAGAGGTTCTGTGGGTTCTCCAATGGAGAGGAAGCTATCGACACTAAGTTGTTGTAAGCTATGGCTGAGATCAGATTGGTAGGAAGTGTAGTTTACATTTTCTGTATAGGTTTGTAGAGATTAGGTATTGTTTGATTTGTGATCTTCTTGCCCGATCTTATCTTGTTCCGTTCTGTGAAGGATTTCAACAGGAAAGGCTATTCTGTGGACTTTCTATTCTGGCAACAAATTCATCCAGCAGCAACAATGCTAGGAATTAAGGTAAGGTATTGGGAaattgatcttagttgtagatcatggtgtgatttgatttctagatggttatgcttgttgatgaattaggtttttGCATTGGATTAGGGATAATTGGATAATTAgctggttaattgaatttatagtaGTACATGTGGTTGATCATGTTTTAGATTCATGTGTACTTGGActtaggttttggatttctaatctaataggtgattagggattaggtaactaaccctaattaactattagattttAATAGGTAAATTGAGgttatatgattagggttttaccctaaattagtcttagggattttatttagttatttttatgaatttagctaaataaaatatttatatgttgtttgaagaaggactctgattcgagacgagcatctcggcgtcggatttggactggattgggcctttcattggaggtgggtaccttaacctatctattttgatacgtcttgttgatatgtctagtagattttaacaagtagtaataattatgattatatctgcattcgcatgtcactatttattttcgatcatgtattgtttgttacctgtttattatttatgagGTAGTGACATGCCATGCTCCATGAAATACTGCACTGGTTAGATaccctacttgacatgtgtacctagatcatattatttgatccacataTCTTGGTACACATTATATGGAGTGGGATAGGATTAGGATATTTCCCAGCTTAGTGACATGCACAATCTTGCAtcattgcatgctgagcgattgacagctccattattgtgagcgcgtcgccagttacatggatctgcacacacaaccactcatgggttagtggtttttattcaggcagggtgtgtgcagtaggttgctatgtttggctccgttggtccgctcatgggtagtgtgacgcagcgtcgtagtcggcagggatccctccccgtcatcgcataccaggagatgagagcattgcgctccctcactatgtttgaggtaggaggataggtgtactccgacagcatcccgtccactcggtcactcatcaggagcagtgaagacagagtgcacggttgtcacagccctacccactcgatctcaccatcgtgtgtgagatggctgactggcgtcagggatgaccaggacatgttattggcatcatatgcattatttgcatttatttcttgtgtttattacactttatatgctgcatattggatggatgcattatttgacatgcatacaggatttatgatactttggGTCTAACGACTTTGATATTCctatacccaggttctggttagtacagttactcCTTATCTTACAGTTTTACACTTTCTAtatgttatatcaggagactgtacgcatagttattgctatttgttatagtttactatgcatgtcaactagatattcgctgagtgttggactcacaccccgttaTTACTCTTTTCAGGTTGAGGATGTCCGGAGGagctccagtcgctagtcccccttcaggttgcgaggatttccactttggatccttgttttggtttttcttattatgttagactatgtttcagacttgtatctGCTGGAATTTGGATTTTGTACATGGGGCGTGACaccgtccgggcgcccggaaccattccgggcgctcggaagtggattttgaccagatcgagatttgactcgatctgaacgttgggggataaagttttatccccccaaggcgcccagaacccttcgggccaccccgaccagtgctataaatatagcactaatTTGCACAGATTATGAAttcaacttgtaatcaatttctctgtgctttacttttctgtttgtgctatcaacgctgtaagaggctactccgcccaaaggagatcatcagatagtgcgtcgtcttttccttggattaacaatcctcttattgcaaaccaagtaaaccctctatgtctaatttctttaattagtctcttctttttatgattacaagtgtttgttaattaTGTGAAAAGCTgagaaaggttagatttatttttgtagggcaattcacccctctcctcttgccggccttcaAAGGGACCAACATATAACTTCTTGTAGGAAAGTCAAAATTTGATTCCGTTAATTGATACTCCTCATTACTTAAGTAGTTATCTTTGAACTATCATGAACCATTTCGCTTATCTGATTTTAGGAAATGGACGACAGACCCGTCCAAAACAACCATAACCCCAACTATGCCAACCGCAACAACAATGAAGATGCAAACCCTCCCCCAAGAGTTAGCCTAAGTTGAGAAGGTTTAATGGCCATCGCTACCATCATAGCAACCACACTGCAAGAGATAGCGCCCCCAAGTGCTAACCAAAATCCCAACCCACCACCAGAAGCCCAACCACGTGGCATCAAGTACTACTATGAGTCTCTTCGGAAGAACAGAGCCCCGACGTTTGATGGCAACCCCGGCCCAAAAGTTGGTCAAAACTGCACAAGAATATCGAAACTCAGCTTCGACTATTGGAAATCCCAGAGGTGTTTAAAGTGGATGTCGTGACACTCTTCCTAGAAGATAAGGCACGCAAGTGGTGGGAAATCATTTCACCAGTAATGACTAAAGCTGGACTAGTGACATGGCAATAATTTAATGAGATGTTCTTGAAGCAATACTATCTGGCTGAGTTGAGGTTACAGAACCtgagtgaatttgaaaactttacTCAAGCTCTGAGTATGTTCGTACTGGAGTACTCCTCAAAGTTCAACTCGCTCGGGACCTATGCCCCAACCATCATGGCAGATGACACCCTGAAGCTACATCACTTTAAGAAGGGTTTGAGTAGCCGAATTCAATCAGCATTAGAAATCTACAAGCTAACTAACTTTGTCGATCTGATGGGAGCAGCCATTAGAGCTGAAATGGACATCAAACAGCGTGAAGACGAAGGCAAGAACAAGCGACCCCTCGCAAGTCAATCTTTCCCAAGTGAACAAAGGTTAAAATGACTCAACCTATCAAGTGGCCAGTCCAAAGAACCCTCTTTCACTTTGTCCTCCCAAATCATTAAACCATGTCCTACTTGTAACTTCAGATATCTTGGAGAATGTCGTAGGATCTCCGGTGTATGCTTCAACTGTGGGAAGATGGGGTACCGAATTACAGATTGTCCTGAATCCAAGAAACAAGGGGCAGTATCAAATTCTATTGCAATCCAGAATAAACCAAAGGAGAATAATTCCAATGCTAGGGTGTTCGCTATTACTCGAGAAGAGGTGGACAATGCAAGCGATGTGGTGGCAGGTACCATTCTTATCAACAAAATGACTGCCTATGTATTGTTTGATTGTGGTGCCactcattcttttatatctaaaAGATTCACTATGAAGTTAGGACTCAGAGTTGAAATACTTAGTGAACCATATAGAGTAGCTATGCCCACTAATAAGGCCCTCGAAACTCATAAGTTGCATCGAAGCTGTCAGGTCAGTATTGGTAATCATACATTTGATGCTGATCTGATTCAACTAAATATGATTGAGTTCGATACCATTCTTGGAATGGATTAGTTGGCCAAGAACCACGCATTAGTGGATTGCCACAGGAAGAGCGTCAAACTTCAGACTCCAAGCCAAGAAGAAATCATCTACCATGGCAAGGCCAAGGAAAAGAGATTGCTCTTGTCCGCATCTCAGACTTTGAAAGACATGAGGAGCGGTGATGGAATCTATCTAGCTATGATAAGTGAGGTGGAAGAGAAGACCAAGGGCAGGCTAGAAGAAATTCTAGTCGTTCAAGACTTCCTGGATGTATTTCCTGAGGAACTACCTGGCACAATTCCAAACCATGAAGtagactttgaaattaatttggcaCCAGGTGTGACGCCAATATCAAATGCACCCTACCGAATGGCCCGGACAAAACTCAAAGAACTAAAAGAATAACTTCAAGAGTTGTTAAACAAAAACCAAATCAGACCGAGCGCATCTTCGTGGGGAGCCCCAGTCTTATTTTTGAAGAAGAAAGATAGGAGTATGAGATTGTGTATCGATTACCAAGAATTGAACAAAAtcacaatcaagaataggtaccCCCTTCCAAGATAGAAGACCTCTTCGACCAACTTAAAGGAGCTACAATGTTCTCCAAACTCGATTGAAGGTCAGGCTATCACCAACTGAAGGTTAAGGTCGAAGATATACCAAAGACGACTTTCAGAACtaggtatggacactacgagttcatgGTAATACCATTCGGCTTAACCAATGCCTCGACagcattcatggatctcatgaatagagtgttcagaccatatcttgataaatttttggtggtgtttatcgatgacatcctcgtATATTCACCTAGTGAAGAAGACCACAAAGAGCACCTTCACCTTACCCTCCAAACACTGAGAGATAAGGAACTATATGCCAAATTCAAGAAGTGTGAATTTTGGTTAATAAACGTCACCTTCATGGGTCACATAATCTCTGAAGCAGGCGTTTCTGTAAACCCCAAGAAAGTGAAAGCAATTTTAGATTGACCACGACCAAAGACAGTAACAAAGATTCGAAGCTTTTTGGGGCTAGCCGGCTA
Coding sequences within it:
- the LOC122013990 gene encoding uncharacterized protein LOC122013990 encodes the protein MAIATIIATTLQEIAPPSANQNPNPPPEAQPRGIKYYYESLRKNRAPTFDGNPGPKQYYLAELRLQNLSEFENFTQALSMFVLEYSSKFNSLGTYAPTIMADDTLKLHHFKKGLSSRIQSALEIYKLTNFVDLMGAAIRAEMDIKQREDEGKNKRPLASQSFPSEQRYLGECRRISGVCFNCGKMGYRITDCPESKKQGAVSNSIAIQNKPKENNSNARVFAITREEVDNASDVVAGLRVEILSEPYRVAMPTNKALETHKLHRSCQLAKNHALVDCHRKSVKLQTPSQEEIIYHGKAKEKRLLLSASQTLKDMRSGDGIYLAMISEVEEKTKGRLEEILVVQDFLDVFPEELPGTIPNHEVDFEINLAPGVTPISNAPYRMARTKLKELKE